The following coding sequences lie in one Flavobacterium cyclinae genomic window:
- a CDS encoding PA domain-containing protein has protein sequence MNKRLLFLFSAFFVYSLTFGQSTTEKNKEKTNVTTVNKTLTKKQAKAVRKKHAKNLAKSPFKETLSLSKTQRKSQALPPNKYFETEWELTMDPVTGAPTPEKLIQVKEQLRRERQEALAAGRVPGDASDNNWVERGPNNVGGRVRAIMFDPNDPTFKRVFAGGVSGGLWVNNDITTNTAWTRVNIDENLSVSAITYDPNNTNIFYLGTGESYVGGDVNGNGVWKSTDGGTSWTKVFGGITGSTSFQSAASLTINSPAGIAGEYTCYPTTAFGTLPAATITANIVLVSDNVAPSSDGCETLTNAAALNGKIALIRRGSCNFTVKVKSAQDAGAVGVIMMNNISGTPVAMGGDDATITIPSIMISQSDGDLLEAAVNSGTVSGSLNPIVRGAFTGNLVPGQQHINDIKVRNNGGVSEIYVAVGDTFYSAANQATYLGGPGYGLYKSTDGGVNWDLLTLPLTSGRNRFCPNDIEIGPDNKIWMATTNSTLYGDGGGVIFSSIDGVNFTQEYDLSNSRRTQIAISATNPNKIYVLAEDATNGEANIYLTTNSFSTVTTLPEPAAIHGTTATDFCRGQAFYDLTISVDPTNDAIVYIGGIDIHRSTNSGSSWQTISKWSSGYATGVSVVHADQHAMVFRPGNSNQAIFGHDGGVSYASSLSTAAFSTTAIATRVNGFNITQFYSVGVAPTQAVSGLSGEYFAAGAQDNGTQFFSNASSGLNSSVQSQGGDGAYTMFDQDADKYYISNYVYNESINLRPLPGSSVTAKVIDNDNNANNGAFIAPMVLDSNLDILYADYTTSTGVFLIRRYSNLKGPGVISRTNLTNALLTASPTAFAVSPYTTNSTTLLVGTRLGKLLRITSANATPTWTDITGPSFVGSISDVEFGASNNEIFVTMHNYNVVSIWYTQDGGATWSNKEGNFPDIPVKAILPNPLKNVGGFATEVIIGTELGVWYCNNFNSATPNWIQSYNGMSNVKVTDLDMRNDYTVYAATYGRGVFSGMFTNTTLSGVDFVNSSNIKIYPSPAKEIINVAISNYSGDLNIEMYDINGRIVKSVAVDFTESYAVDLNGLSSGVYVVKIAGDQLNYTEKIIIN, from the coding sequence ATGAATAAAAGATTACTATTTCTATTTAGTGCTTTTTTTGTTTATTCTTTGACTTTTGGTCAATCAACAACCGAAAAAAATAAAGAAAAAACTAATGTGACAACTGTCAATAAAACATTAACAAAAAAGCAAGCTAAGGCAGTTAGAAAAAAACATGCTAAAAACTTAGCTAAATCTCCTTTTAAAGAGACATTGTCGTTATCAAAAACACAAAGAAAATCTCAGGCATTGCCTCCAAACAAGTATTTTGAAACAGAATGGGAGTTAACTATGGATCCTGTAACTGGTGCTCCTACTCCTGAAAAATTAATTCAAGTAAAAGAACAATTAAGAAGAGAACGTCAAGAAGCATTGGCTGCTGGAAGAGTTCCTGGAGATGCTTCTGATAATAATTGGGTGGAAAGAGGACCTAATAATGTTGGAGGACGAGTTAGAGCTATTATGTTTGACCCAAATGACCCAACATTCAAAAGAGTTTTTGCTGGTGGTGTAAGTGGTGGATTATGGGTAAATAATGATATTACAACCAATACAGCTTGGACAAGAGTAAATATTGATGAAAATTTATCGGTTTCAGCTATTACTTATGATCCAAATAACACTAATATTTTTTATTTAGGCACAGGAGAATCTTACGTAGGTGGAGATGTTAATGGTAATGGTGTTTGGAAATCTACTGATGGAGGAACATCTTGGACTAAAGTATTTGGTGGGATTACGGGTTCTACTTCATTTCAATCTGCAGCAAGTTTAACAATTAATAGTCCTGCAGGAATTGCTGGAGAGTATACTTGTTATCCTACAACAGCATTTGGGACTCTTCCAGCGGCAACAATTACTGCAAACATTGTTTTGGTTAGTGATAATGTTGCTCCTTCATCAGATGGTTGTGAAACCTTAACAAATGCAGCTGCATTAAATGGTAAAATTGCTTTAATTAGAAGAGGTTCCTGTAATTTTACAGTTAAAGTAAAATCTGCTCAGGACGCAGGTGCTGTTGGAGTTATTATGATGAATAATATTTCTGGAACACCAGTAGCTATGGGTGGCGATGATGCTACGATTACAATTCCTTCAATAATGATTTCTCAATCTGATGGTGATTTGCTTGAGGCTGCAGTTAATTCGGGAACTGTTTCAGGTTCTTTAAATCCTATTGTTCGAGGAGCTTTTACAGGAAACTTAGTTCCAGGTCAACAACATATTAATGATATTAAAGTTAGAAATAATGGAGGAGTTTCTGAAATCTATGTTGCAGTAGGAGATACTTTTTATAGTGCAGCAAACCAAGCTACATATTTAGGTGGACCTGGTTATGGATTATATAAATCTACAGATGGAGGAGTGAATTGGGATTTATTGACTTTGCCATTAACCTCAGGTAGAAATAGATTTTGTCCAAATGATATTGAAATTGGTCCAGATAATAAAATTTGGATGGCAACTACGAATAGTACATTATACGGAGATGGAGGAGGAGTAATTTTTTCATCGATTGATGGAGTTAATTTTACTCAAGAATATGATTTGTCAAATAGTAGAAGAACTCAAATAGCAATTTCTGCTACTAATCCTAATAAAATATATGTATTAGCTGAAGATGCTACAAATGGAGAGGCAAATATTTATTTAACTACCAATTCATTTTCAACAGTAACAACATTACCTGAACCGGCAGCTATTCATGGAACTACTGCAACTGATTTTTGTAGAGGTCAAGCATTTTATGATTTAACAATTAGCGTAGACCCTACCAATGATGCTATTGTTTACATTGGAGGAATTGATATTCATCGATCAACAAATAGTGGTTCTTCTTGGCAAACAATTTCAAAATGGTCATCAGGATATGCAACAGGAGTTTCAGTTGTGCATGCTGATCAACATGCAATGGTATTTAGACCAGGAAATTCTAATCAAGCCATATTTGGTCATGATGGAGGAGTAAGTTATGCATCAAGTTTGTCAACTGCTGCTTTTTCAACAACGGCAATAGCTACAAGAGTAAATGGGTTTAATATTACTCAGTTTTATAGTGTAGGTGTTGCGCCAACACAAGCAGTAAGTGGTTTGTCAGGAGAGTACTTTGCTGCAGGTGCTCAAGATAATGGGACTCAGTTTTTTAGCAATGCTAGTTCAGGGTTAAATTCAAGTGTTCAATCTCAAGGTGGTGATGGTGCTTATACAATGTTTGATCAAGATGCAGATAAATATTATATTTCTAATTATGTTTATAATGAAAGTATTAATTTAAGACCTTTGCCTGGTTCTTCTGTAACTGCTAAAGTTATAGATAATGATAATAATGCTAACAATGGTGCATTTATTGCTCCAATGGTATTAGATTCAAACCTAGATATTTTATACGCAGATTATACAACTTCTACTGGTGTTTTTCTAATTAGAAGATATAGTAATTTAAAAGGGCCTGGTGTAATTTCTAGAACCAACTTAACTAATGCACTATTAACGGCTTCGCCAACAGCATTTGCAGTTTCTCCATACACTACAAATTCAACTACTTTATTGGTCGGAACAAGATTAGGAAAATTATTACGCATAACTTCAGCTAATGCAACTCCAACTTGGACAGATATCACGGGTCCTTCATTCGTAGGAAGTATTTCTGATGTTGAGTTTGGAGCTTCTAATAATGAGATTTTTGTAACTATGCATAACTATAATGTAGTAAGTATTTGGTATACTCAAGATGGTGGTGCAACTTGGTCAAACAAAGAAGGAAACTTTCCTGATATTCCTGTAAAAGCAATTTTACCTAACCCATTGAAAAATGTTGGTGGATTTGCTACTGAAGTTATCATTGGAACAGAATTAGGTGTTTGGTATTGTAATAATTTTAATTCAGCAACTCCAAATTGGATTCAATCGTATAACGGTATGAGCAATGTTAAAGTTACTGATTTAGATATGAGAAATGATTATACTGTTTATGCTGCTACTTACGGAAGAGGTGTGTTTTCGGGAATGTTTACTAATACAACCCTTTCAGGAGTAGATTTTGTAAACTCGTCAAATATTAAAATTTATCCTAGTCCAGCAAAAGAGATAATCAATGTAGCAATTTCAAATTACTCAGGCGATTTGAACATAGAAATGTATGATATAAACGGAAGAATCGTAAAATCTGTTGCGGTAGATTTTACTGAAAGTTATGCTGTTGATTTAAACGGATTGTCTAGTGGAGTTTATGTTGTTAAGATAGCAGGAGATCAATTAAACTATACTGAGAAAATCATTATCAATTAA
- the dgt gene encoding dGTP triphosphohydrolase, which translates to MHWEQLLSLKRQGDTSKRLRKEQDDTRLGFEVDYDRIIFSAAFRSLQDKTQVIPLSKTDFVHNRLTHSLEVSVVGRSLGRLVGKQIIAKYPHLQEVHGYQANDFGAIVAAAALSHDIGNPPFGHSGEKAIGEYFKTGNGLQYKDQLTEKQWQDLIDFEGNANGFSVLASSREGIEGGLRISYATLGAFMKYPKESLPKKPTQKICDKKYGFFQQDKEFFAEVANELGLISNKSGNDIGFERHPLAYLVEAADDICYTIIDFEDGINLGLIPEEYALEYLIKLVKNGIDTKKYNELITKEDRISYLRALAIGSLINDAVAVFMENEKAILSGEFPFALMDKSQYKAQMNDIIQISIKNVYQSREVIQKEVMGYKIINSLLDGFCTAYNKKVSGTASNYDELLLKLLPERFQFQKENLYDRLLHICHFVSLLTDGKALELYKTIQANK; encoded by the coding sequence ATGCATTGGGAACAACTTTTGTCTTTAAAAAGACAAGGCGATACAAGTAAACGTTTACGAAAAGAACAAGACGACACCCGTTTAGGCTTTGAAGTCGATTATGATCGAATTATTTTTTCTGCCGCTTTTAGAAGTCTGCAAGATAAAACACAGGTAATTCCACTTTCAAAAACCGATTTTGTACACAACCGACTAACACATAGTTTAGAGGTTTCGGTTGTAGGGCGTTCACTTGGACGTTTAGTCGGAAAGCAAATCATTGCAAAATATCCGCATTTACAAGAAGTTCATGGTTATCAAGCGAATGATTTTGGTGCTATTGTGGCGGCTGCAGCATTATCTCATGATATTGGAAATCCACCTTTTGGTCATTCAGGAGAAAAAGCGATTGGTGAGTATTTCAAAACCGGAAATGGATTACAATACAAAGACCAATTAACCGAAAAGCAGTGGCAAGATTTAATCGATTTTGAAGGAAATGCTAATGGATTTTCAGTATTAGCCTCTTCTCGGGAAGGAATTGAAGGCGGTTTGCGTATTTCGTATGCTACTTTGGGCGCTTTTATGAAATATCCAAAAGAAAGTTTGCCTAAAAAACCAACACAAAAAATATGTGATAAAAAATACGGTTTCTTTCAGCAGGACAAAGAATTCTTTGCTGAGGTTGCCAATGAATTGGGATTGATTTCGAATAAATCTGGAAATGATATTGGTTTTGAACGTCATCCATTAGCCTATTTAGTAGAAGCAGCTGATGATATTTGCTACACGATTATCGATTTTGAAGATGGTATTAATTTAGGTTTAATTCCGGAAGAATATGCGTTAGAATATTTAATTAAATTAGTTAAAAACGGAATCGATACCAAAAAATACAACGAACTCATTACTAAGGAAGATCGAATTAGTTATTTGCGTGCTTTAGCTATTGGAAGTTTAATTAACGATGCAGTAGCGGTTTTTATGGAAAACGAAAAAGCAATTTTATCTGGGGAATTTCCTTTTGCTTTGATGGATAAAAGTCAGTACAAAGCCCAAATGAATGATATCATCCAAATTAGTATTAAAAATGTCTATCAGAGTAGAGAAGTAATTCAGAAAGAAGTAATGGGTTACAAAATCATTAATAGTTTACTTGATGGTTTTTGCACGGCTTACAATAAAAAAGTAAGTGGAACAGCTTCAAATTATGATGAATTATTACTTAAATTACTACCTGAGCGTTTTCAATTTCAAAAAGAAAACTTATATGATCGTTTGTTGCATATTTGTCACTTTGTCTCATTATTAACGGATGGTAAAGCATTAGAACTTTACAAAACAATTCAGGCAAATAAATAA